Proteins encoded by one window of Manduca sexta isolate Smith_Timp_Sample1 chromosome 12, JHU_Msex_v1.0, whole genome shotgun sequence:
- the LOC115446328 gene encoding U6 snRNA-associated Sm-like protein LSm5, with the protein MAQASLPNPNTLLPLELVDKCIGSRIHIIMKNDKEMVGTLQGFDDFVNMLLDDVTEYESTPEGRKITKLDQILLNGNNIAMLVPGGEMPGESYDGQ; encoded by the coding sequence ATGGCACAAGCATCATTACCAAATCCCAATACATTGTTGCCGCTCGAGTTGGTAGATAAGTGCATAGGTTCAAGAATTCACATCATCATGAAGAACGACAAAGAAATGGTGGGAACCTTACAAGGCTTCGACGACTTCGTCAATATGTTGTTAGATGACGTCACTGAATATGAATCAACGCCAGAAGGAAGGAAAATAACTAAATTGGATCAAATCTTACTAAATGGTAACAACATTGCGATGCTAGTACCGGGAGGCGAAATGCCTGGTGAATCATACGACGGACAATGA
- the LOC115446326 gene encoding targeting protein for Xklp2-like has translation MARNYVTNFRGDFTPNGKFCVKEEPVTPIEEDFGDHNHLDNSFENDYGYGMRKSMSMNDIAALREDLVKLEFNESDCYQKRRPTGTLQDLSKTKFVSMAEAIYHYQRDTPGRFHSTKPQIFRCQGAGGRPGLTVPVSPMLRCKARSRPLHIESQKEKEERELEEIRKFKLKAQPIPKSVIEGPKHLPEVTKKPLTVPEPFHLTEVHKKTITSTPPQKFKARPAPKHILEKPQVLVKPLIHVTMPMSPNFHYKKPATTEQHKNEKQTTQKPVEKNLPRNGPLKPEPFSFEKRDQELRQRREERIRRQIEEERKQASQFKAQPLPGAVKKQMRCGTVKSSSSTTSSENKENQFHFEAKPPVVLYKEPFKPVLQHVVQVKSAPFELTTEKRAHEREKFEKQIKEKEEEMERIRLLKEKEQQEAEERAKAEIRAKLIHHAKPVPALHPFVPEKSSAPLTVPETPTFVRRLKKC, from the coding sequence ATGGCAAGAAATTACGTGACGAACTTTCGCGGTGATTTTACGCCAAACGGGAAATTTTGTGTAAAAGAAGAACCAGTGACTCCTATAGAAGAAGACTTCGGTGATCACAATCATTTGGATAATTCCTTTGAAAATGATTATGGTTATGGTATGAGAAAGTCGATGTCAATGAATGATATAGCCGCCCTTCGCGAAGATCTTGTGAAGCTGGAATTTAATGAAAGTGATTGTTATCAGAAAAGGCGTCCAACTGGAACCCTACAAGATCTGTCGAAAACCAAGTTTGTTTCTATGGCAGAAGCTATTTATCACTATCAAAGGGATACTCCTGGGCGTTTTCATTCCACTAAACCTCAGATATTCCGTTGCCAAGGCGCCGGAGGTCGACCTGGTTTGACGGTACCTGTTTCCCCTATGCTGCGATGCAAAGCGCGGTCGCGGCCCCTTCACATTGAGTCACAGAAGGAAAAAGAAGAAAGGGAATTAGAGGAGATAAGAAAGTTCAAACTCAAAGCACAACCTATACCTAAGTCTGTTATTGAAGGCCCAAAACATTTACCAGAGGTGACTAAAAAACCCCTTACTGTTCCTGAACCTTTCCATTTGACAGAAGTGCATAAGAAAACAATAACATCTACTCCACCACAGAAATTCAAAGCTAGACCCGCCCCAAAACATATTCTCGAAAAACCACAAGTGCTTGTTAAGCCACTTATTCACGTGACTATGCCTATGAGTcctaattttcattataaaaagcCTGCTACTACTGAACAGCATAAGAATGAAAAACAAACAACTCAAAAGCCTGTTGAAAAGAATCTTCCCCGAAATGGGCCACTAAAACCGGAACCATTCTCTTTTGAGAAGCGTGATCAAGAATTAAGACAACGCAGGGAAGAAAGGATTAGGCGTCAAATAGAAGAGGAACGCAAGCAGGCCTCGCAGTTTAAAGCCCAGCCACTTCCTGGAGCAGTTAAAAAACAGATGCGCTGTGGCACTGTTAAGAGCAGTTCATCAACTACATCTTCAGAAAATAAAGAGAATCAATTCCACTTTGAGGCTAAACCACCAGTAGTCCTTTATAAAGAACCATTCAAGCCTGTCCTTCAGCATGTGGTACAAGTGAAATCTGCACCATTTGAACTGACCACTGAGAAAAGGGCACATGAGAGAGAGAAGTTTgaaaagcaaataaaagagaaagaAGAAGAAATGGAAAGGATTAGACTTTTGAAGGAAAAGGAACAACAAGAGGCTGAAGAACGGGCCAAAGCGGAGATAAGGGCTAAATTAATTCATCATGCTAAACCAGTCCCTGCTCTGCATCCATTTGTTCCTGAAAAGTCATCTGCACCTCTAACTGTACCTGAGACACCTACATTTGTGAGAAGACTCAAAAAGTGCTGA